The Triticum aestivum cultivar Chinese Spring chromosome 5A, IWGSC CS RefSeq v2.1, whole genome shotgun sequence genomic sequence gacacgactcCAAATCCCTACCCAAAGGGACAAAAACCGGACAAAACGGATgttcgtttggggtcgcgcggtgaagttggcctaaccaactcaaccacatgTTGATTCGCTAGAACCAGCAAGACACGCTACACTGCTCACActgctagtaggagtaggagtgaGCGGGGCACGTCGAGCGTACAGTACAGGTGGCATGCACCGGCGCGTACCGGCACATCCAACCGCAGGGCAAATCCCCGGTGTCCAGTGGGGGGCTGTCTCGCTCCATTTGGCAACCACCCATTCGCACGCCACGCCGAGTTTCATTTGAGGAAATTGGAGGATTCTTTTTTTTTCGGAAAAATTGGAGGATCCCTGctgctactactccctccgtttctttttagtatgCATATAACGTTTGGtgaaagtcaagctttgtaaagtttgattaactttatattaaaaaatataaacattgacAATATGAAATTAATATTATATGCACCACaaaatgtattttcatactatatagttttaatattgtagatgtttatattttttaaatttggtcaaacttatattttttatataaattgtgtagtttgactttgaccaaatcttatatgtggagtaaaaagaaacggagggagtaccttccaTCGGACCAGCTCGGAGTGGCTCGCCCAAACTCTCTGTGATCTTCCTGACACGGAGAGGATGAAGCTCATGATGACACTTTGGCGATGCTGGCACGTGCGCAATGAGATAACACATCACAAGCTGCCTCCACCAGTCGAAGTGTCAAAGAGGTTCCTCCTTTACGTCGACTCACTCGTTGGCATACAGAACAATCCAAGTGCAGACCCGACGAAAGGGGAGCAGGTAGTTGATCCAGTGGTGTTGAGCAAAGATATATTGCGTGGTTTAggtgctgtgacgcccggataatcatacTACAGTAAccttctactaatgatgccacgtcaacgCGATGACTGTTATCAATCTCGCGATGATTTAAATCCcaatcaaattcaaatttaaaataaagttaaacgaTAGAAGTTTTCAAACCGTAAATCTAAAATGTTCACAATACGCTACAGATTGCCTGATCATTGCCATGTTGAAACCAACTTCACTTGACTCACAAGTAAATTCCTAGCAATTAATAAGTGGTCCAACAATGAATATAATGGCCTTTTTAAAATTAATGATTATTTATTTAACTCCAATTGCCGCCAAACTTTTTCTGCTAGCTCAAAATAATCCGTATTGTTTATGTGCCAAATTTCATGTTCACCAAAAATCGTTTGGTACAAAAGGAAAATAGAAAACGGTGtcaaaaatataaaacaaaaaaggataaaaagaatatgggcctAGAGATCTACAATGCACATGGGCCCTAGTGGCCTCGGTGCACACACGGCCTAGCCCACCTTGTTCCATCCCCTCCTCTTGCTACAGAGGACGGGGGAGGGGGTGGCGGCCATCCGCCGGCCATGGCTGCGCCAGGCCGTGCGTGGCGCCAACCCTGACCTCCTCGACGCCTTCAAGGCATCCCCGcggccccccaaaccctagcaaacCCTAGACATCTCCCTTCTCCTCCCTCGCGTCGTTCTCTCCTCCGCAACATACAACCGAACGGCGCCCTCCATGGCCGTTGTCGTCGTCATGGCCACCGGCCTCTCTGTCGCCTGAGAAGATGTCTAGGAGGACCACCACCCTCGACTCCGTCTATCCTGAGCATCGAATCGAGCCGGGACGTCTCATACGCTCGCCATCAACTTGGTCGTCTCCGCGTACATCGTCTCCGTCCGCCATCATTTGCCGCTACTCCAGTCCATCCCCGACGTATCCCCCGAGCACACTGACTTGCCCTACAGCCCCGTTGTGAGCTCCCTTCGATTCCCCCTTTGTTTTCCCGTCGATTTCGTGTCGTACCACCGAAGCCTACAAGCATCGAGCTccgtcgtccgccatggccggaCCTCACCGTGGCCGCACCCACGCTCTTGCGTGCACCTACCCGAACCCATCCCGCGCACCCGAGCGACACCCTGGCCGCGTCCCCGACTATGCCGGCCGTGCACGCCTACTGTCGCACCCCATCTCGCCTCCTTCTTTCGCGGTGCCGCCCCACTGTTGTTGTTTGCTACTACCGCCACTGCCCCACCGTGCCTCGCCGCTTCCCGCCGCGAGCGCGTGCCTCCCCTGGCTGTCGGCGACCCGCCGTGCCGGCCGCATCCGCCGCTACCTCCGGCGAGCCCTGCCCCCGCCCGCGTTCCATTGGCCTCGTCGTTGCCGCTGCGTTGCTCTGCCGGCTCCTCCTCCTGTGCtgtcgccgtcgctgccgcgtccgTGCCGCTCCGCCCCTCTGCGCCGCACCATACAGCCGCGACCGCAGTCGCCTggacctgccccccccccccgcgtgcgcCGTGTTTCCCCGTCCAGCGTCGCGCCCGCCCGAGAGCTgcgtctgcctccaccaccgccTGCACCCTCGCCGACGCTTCCCGCGTTTGTCGCCCACCTCTGGCCCCCTCTCCCCGTGCCGCCTCCGTTCACCGTTCCCGGTGCCCGCCCCCGGCCGTGCCTCGCTGCTCGCTGTAGGTCGCCGGCCCGCGCACACGCGGATCCCTGTCGCCCAACACGCCCCCATGACCGCCCCCGCGCCCGCCTACCACGCGCGGCCTCGCCGCTGCCGACCTCGCTCGCCGCACCCTCCTGTACCTCGCGCGTCGCCGTGCCTTGCCTCAGGCCTCGCCGCTGCTGCTTCGCGGCTTCCTGGCCGTGGCCATGGCCGGCCGGTGCTTGCGCACGGCTGTGTGTGTGGCCAAAAGGCCACTATCACTTACAGGTGGGGCCATCCCCTTTTaatcaaaaaaagaagaaggaaaagttAATAAAAAAATAAAGTAAGTTATTAGGTCAATGACGGGTGGGCCCATGCACCCTCTTTGATTGGTCAAAGtggaccagtcaactgctgactgtgcagttgactggccccaccagtcagcccCACTGGCGCATTCTGGGTGTAGTGCACCGGGTGCACATAACAATTTCCCTTTGTTTTGAgttaaaataaaattcaaaaacaatAAAACTTtgtaaaatcatataaattaaaccgtagctcagatggaaaaactttgtacatgaaagttgctcaaaacgacgagacgaatccgaatacgcagcccgtttgtccgccacatatccctagcatagcgaacacgcaactttccccctctgattcatctggccaaaaacgcgaaacaccggggatactttcccggatgtttcccctcttcaccgatatcacctcataccgcattagggcacccctagcaccgatacttgtcatgtcatgcatcgctatgcatctgtttgcttaatatttattgtttcttcctcctcttctctcgctagacaccgagaccgacgcagctgctacccagtacgactacggtgttgacgacccctctcgtgccagagaaaccaggcaagcccccccttgatcaccagatatcgcctactcttctctctactgcttgcattagagtagtgtagcatgttactgctttctgttaatcctactctgatgcatagcctgtcattgttgctacaactgttgataccttacctgcaatcctaaatgcttagtatacgatgctagtttatcatcagtggcatTACATTTTtttcagtctgccatgctatactatcgggccgtgatcactcgggaggtgatcacgggtatatacttatatactttacatgatacctgtggtgactaaagtcgggtcagctcgtaggagtactcgcgagtgattccgatgttgggggctgaaggggcaggtggttccatcccggtagaggtgggcctgagttcccgaaggcTCCCGACTGTTACACtatggcggagcgacatggcaggttgagaccacctaggagagaggtgggcctggccctggtcggcgttcgcgaatacttcaattaacacgcttaacgagaccttggtatttgatctgagtctggccactggcctatacgcactaaccaactacgcgggaacagttatgggcactcgacgtcgtggtattagccgaaaccttcgtgacgtcagcgactgagcggcgcgcgccggattggactggaatgcctgctaggctaggtctacttccggccgccctcgcaatttgcaggtgtgcaatgggcgatgggcccagatccctgcgccataggatttagaccggcgtgctgacctctctgttgtgcctaggtagggctgcgacgtgttgatcttccgaggccgggcatgacccaggaaagtgtgtctggacaaaggggatcaagcatgttgggaaatgtggtgcacccctgcagggaagttaatctattcgaatagccgtgatcttcggtaacaagacgacttggagttgtatattgaccttatgacaactagaaccggttacttaataaaacacacccttccaagtgccagatacaacccggtgatcactctctaacagggcaacgaggagaggattgtcgggtaggattatgctacacgatgctacttggtgaacttaccatctactctcttctacatgctacaataTGGAggaggccagaagcgtagtcttcgacagtactagctatccccctcttgttccggcattctgcagttcagtccacatatgataccccttttccatttgataccaatgcatacatatgtagtgtagctccttgcttgcgagtactttggatgagtactcatggttgcttttctcccccttttccctttcctttacccgattgctgtgaccagacgttggagtccaggagccagacgccactgtcgatgacgactgctactactcgggaggtgcctactactacgtgcgggccgctgacgacgaccaggagtagtttaggaggatcccaggtaggaggcctgcgcctctttcgatctatatcccagtttgtgctagccttcttaagacaaacttgtttaacttatgtctgttctcagatattgttgcttccgctgactcgtctatgatcgagctcttgtattcgagccttcgaggcccctggcttgtcatatgatgcttgtatgacttattttatttgtagagttgtgttgtgatatcttcccgtgagtccctgatcttgatcgtacacgtttgcgtgtatgattagtgtacgattgaatcgggggcgtcacaggtgcGGCTGGGCTGCGACCATGATGGACTCCTCCGGCTGCAGGACAAAGCTCAATGTCGATCGCTCGTTTTGCGCAACGATAGGAATGGCTGGTGCTGGAATGATCCTGAGGGATAGTTTCGGTGAGATTATATTCTCATCGTGTAGGGGACTGTGGTAAAATGGGCAGATATCTGCATGCCTAAGGACCGTGGTGGTCTGGGCATCATTGCCTCCCGTCGGATGAACATGGCGCTCATGTTGAGATGGGTATAGTGCATCTTACAAGGCGGGGGAGGATTATGGTTGCAACTCATTAAAGCGAAGTACCTGAGGGGAGACCCACTCTTCGCTTGCAACCGGATCGGATGGAGGGCTCACAATTTTGGCGGGCCATCCAACGGATCAAGGAGGGGATTCTCCTAGGGATCTCCTTCTCCTTGGGAACGGGAAAGGGATCCAATTCTGGTTGGACCCCTGGCCGAATGTTGAACCCCTCCACGTTTCTTTCCCGGGCCTATTCTCGATTTGTGCGGATCTATCGGTCCTCGTGGCTACGGCTTTCCAAGCTGGATAGTGGAGCATCGGCTTCTATCGCACCTTTGGACAGGGTGAACATAATGACTGGACTAGACTGCGGGATGCCCTCCCACTCGTGCTCCCGGACTATCCGGACACGGTATCCTGGCGGCTCGCGCCATCGGCAAAGTTTTCGGTGAGCACGGCTTACCAGGCCCTCTGCCGGTCGCCGGCCACCCCTTGGCTATCCCCATCATGGAAAGCCCCCGTATCTCTAAAGATTAAGATCTTCGTTTGGCAATTACTACGGGACCGCCTCTCCTCGTGGACTGAGGTTCTTAAGCGGCACGGACCTGGTGATGGTTGGTGAGGTACCAGAGACTGGGACCCATATCCTATTCTCGTGTACCGCGACGAGAGTTCTTTGGACATATGTCCGCGAGGCCATGGGGCTTGATTGGGAGGCCCTAAATCTCGCCGAGTTCCTCCAGCTTAGAGCTGTACAGCTGTCACGTCATCGCCGCCTTTTTTGGCTTATTTTTGCGGCGATGTCGTGGACCCTTTGGACTACTAGGAATAAGATGGTGATGGAGAAGGTTTTTCTGAGGAAGGCGTCTGACTCCTCCTTCAAATTCCTTGCTTTCCTGCAGCACTGGCACCCGCTCTCGAGGCAGCGTGATCGCGACCGTCTTGGCTTGATGATGGACGACCTTCTGGCTTCGGTGCGTCGACTATCTTCCTCGTAGGGCCGCTTTATGGCCGCCACTAGGtggttttttttcctatttctctTATGCTTTCTTGGGCTTAATTGTGCTGTGGCCCCAGCCATTATTTGTCGTATGTTGTGAAACTGACGATGTATGAaccgttgctttatttataaagctgggcgaaagcctatttcaagAAGATGTAGGGGACCGAGGTCATGTGCAGAGCCTCTAGATGCTGAACTCCTTGTCCGTATGGAGGGCGTGAACCTTGCTTTGCAGTGGACGCAACAACCCATAGAAATGGAGACGGACAGCCTCGCTCAATATGATCAAGGTAGTGGAGAGGGACCGGTCTTGTTATGCCATGCTTACTGACCAGATTAGGAGACTGCTGGGAGACGGGAGATTAGTTAAACTAGCTCATATACGTAGAGGGCATAATGGCATTAGCCATTACCTGGCTGCTTTTGGTGGAATTGAGAAACGCACGGTTGTATGGCTGGGTTCAGGACCAGGTGTGGTGCCTGACTTATGTAAGAATGACATTGATCCCGAGTAataaatgaaaattatttttcgcccgcaaaaaggaaaagaaaatgaaaggaTCAAAACCTTGTCTTAGCTTTTGGTCGGAATTGGCTTAGACGGGTCCTGCGCACCAGAGCCACGTCGAAGCCAATAAACGTGTGCTCATTtccgcaagaagaagaagaagaagaagaagaaggagaagaagaagaagaaacgtgTGCTAAGTTTGGTAGCGAAGCTCAGCACAATATTACCTTGAAGCCTCAAACAGGGGAGGGGGTCACCGTTTCCTCTCTGGTGTAGCAACCCGTTTTTCCAACTAGGCTGATAGAAAAATGTTCAAAGAGACAGAAATGCACAACGGGGTAACCCGTTTCCTCGGAACGCATCGCTGCGTGTCGCCTCTCGGTTCGGTAACATGGTTTTGGGTTTGTAAGCCGTTTCGGTGATATATATGCGGTACACGCACGGTTTCTGATGATGACAACGTCTATTTTCTCGGAATGAAAACACGTCCGGCCAAACTCCAAAAGCTTTAGAGTCGTACCACCACCGGTGCGGTGCAAATTGGATCCATGAACCCCGTTTAAagatccacatgcatgcatgcatgcatgtaccgGAAGAGACAGTGTCACCATCCTAGACCCCACACGGCCGCACGAGACCAAAGAAAAAGAAGCAGAGCGCACATCTCCCTTGCCCCACGACCGTCCCGCACGATGCACGGGAGCACGTAGCTCGCACCAACCAGGACGGATCGGTACATGCATACGTATCTCTCATACAAAACCCTTTTAGAACCAGCAAGACACGCTACACTGCTCacactactgctactactacttgaCTGGCACTAGCAGACCGTCGTAGGAGCGCACTGCAGTAGGAGGAGTAGGAGTGAGCGACGCACGTCCAACATACAGTGCATGTCGCATGCACCGGCACGTACCGGCACACCCAACCCAAATCCCCGGTGGTGCCCAGTGGGTGGCTGTCTCGCTCGCTCCATCTGGCAACCACCCATTCGCAGGCCACACCCAGTTTGATTTGCGGAGTACGGTAAAAAGTAGATTTCTTACGGCGCTGCGAAATGGCGGCCATGCCCCTACTGCCCACGGGCCTAGTCCCCATGCCAGACGACCGTCTGACGAGCCTCTGCCGGTGGCGCTGACCGGCGGGGCACGCCGGGCCCGCGTGTCATCGAGGCGTGCGTGCCTCGTCGCCGTTGGTATAAAACGCCCGGAGACCCAACAACCGTCCAAGCAACAAAGCACTAGCAGAGCGAGAGGAGAAGAAGCTTCCGTCGTCGTCTCACTGTGTGCCACTGTGCGAGCGAGCGAGGAGAAAGGTGCCGCCCGTGCGTTTTGATGGTGGCCGCGGTGCGAGCTCCGGTGCCCAGGAAGCCGCCCGCGGAGGGGACGCTGCTtctggcggcggaggaggggcTGTCGGACCTGGACACGGCGTCGTCCACGGGGGCGCCCAACTCGAGCCTCAGCTCGGCCAGCAGCGCCGGCAGCCTCGCGCGCTGCTCCAGCCTCTCCCGCCTCTCCTTCGACTGCACCCCGTCCGCGGCCATGTCGGCGGCGGCGTGCTCCCCGCGCCCGTCCGCGGCGTTCCGGCCGCACCGCTCCGGCGACGTGGCGTGGGCGGCCATCCGCGCGCTCTCGGCGGCCTCCCCGGCGACCCCGCTCGGCCCCGCGGACTTCAGGCTCGTCCggcgcgtcggcggcggcgacatcGGCACCGTGTACCTCTGCCGCCTCCGGGCCTCGGCGGAGGCGGAGGCCCCGTCGTGCATGTACGCGATGAAGGTGATCGACCGCCGCGCCGTGGCCAAGAAGCACAAGctggagcgcgcggcggccgagaaGCGCATCCTGCGGCTCCTCGACCACCCGTTCCTCCCCACGCTCTTCGCCGACTTCGACGCCGCCCCGCGCTTCTCCTGCGTCGTCATGGAGTTCTGCCCCGGCGGCGACCTCCACTCGCTCCGCCACCGCATGCCCTCCCGCCGCTTCCCGCTCCCCTCCGCCCGCTTCTACGCCGCCGAGGTGCTCCTGGCGCTCGAGTACCTGCACATGATGGGCATCGTCTACCGCGACCTCAAGCCGGAGAACGTGCTGATACGCGCCGACGGCCACATCATGCTCACCGACTTCGACCTGTCGCTCCAGTCCACGTCGTCGCCGTCGCTGGAGCCCGCCGtccccgaggaggaggaagaggaggagccgcGCAGCGCGTCCTGCTTCCCGATACGTTTCAGGCGGCGGAGGCACCGTCGCCGGTGCGCGGCGTCTCCCCCGCGGTTCGTGGCGGAGCCGGTGTCGGCGCGGTCGTGCTCCTTCGTGGGCACGCACGAGTACGTGGCGCCGGAGGtggcaggcggcggcgcgcacggcgcTGCCGTGGACTGGTGGGCCTACGGCGTGTTCCTCTACGAGCTCCTCCACGGCCGCACCCCGTTCGCGGGCGccaccaacgaggacacactccgCAACATAGTGCGCGCGCCGCTCACCttccccacctcctcctc encodes the following:
- the LOC123102151 gene encoding protein kinase PINOID-like, with the translated sequence MVAAVRAPVPRKPPAEGTLLLAAEEGLSDLDTASSTGAPNSSLSSASSAGSLARCSSLSRLSFDCTPSAAMSAAACSPRPSAAFRPHRSGDVAWAAIRALSAASPATPLGPADFRLVRRVGGGDIGTVYLCRLRASAEAEAPSCMYAMKVIDRRAVAKKHKLERAAAEKRILRLLDHPFLPTLFADFDAAPRFSCVVMEFCPGGDLHSLRHRMPSRRFPLPSARFYAAEVLLALEYLHMMGIVYRDLKPENVLIRADGHIMLTDFDLSLQSTSSPSLEPAVPEEEEEEEPRSASCFPIRFRRRRHRRRCAASPPRFVAEPVSARSCSFVGTHEYVAPEVAGGGAHGAAVDWWAYGVFLYELLHGRTPFAGATNEDTLRNIVRAPLTFPTSSSGTGCHADVAAARDLIARLLTKDPAARLGSRHGAADVKAHPFFKSLNLALLRSSRPPVVPSAPLHRSQSCKTPASRKPDTQRFDLF